The nucleotide sequence TATGGGAAGAAGCGGTAGATTTCTCGACGATGCAGTAGGCGTACGAAAATGACTTCCTGATCAGTTACTTTTAGCCCGATGCGATAATTCCCGATGCGTATCCGGTAAAACGCTTGATAGCCCTTGAGTTTAAGCAGGTTAAGAATATCGGCAGTACTGTCTGCGGTTTTGCATTTTCGATCTCATCACTCACCTGCGCTAGCAGGGTCTTGTCCTTGATGCGCTTCAGGTCTTTCTTAAAGCTGCTGCGAAACCGAACCCTCACGCTTCGCCTCGAAGGATCGCCTGAATATCACTTTCATCAACGAATTCAGTCTCTTCACCTTCCTCAATGGCCTGGGCTAGTCCCACATCTTCTAATGCCTCTAAGACCAACTCGTAAAAGACTTCACGCCGTTGCTGCAACATCTCGATCAGCACT is from Leptolyngbya iicbica LK and encodes:
- a CDS encoding type II toxin-antitoxin system RelE family toxin, which encodes MLNLLKLKGYQAFYRIRIGNYRIGLKVTDQEVIFVRLLHRREIYRFFP